In Nicotiana tabacum cultivar K326 chromosome 17, ASM71507v2, whole genome shotgun sequence, one DNA window encodes the following:
- the LOC107762064 gene encoding putative tRNA-splicing endonuclease subunit sen54 isoform X1, with translation METDKWASFVEGTSDSEGYGEDLDDDDICCAYASTDIPQLQCRKDISRSRWLDQFGMAEVVERKGGLWTTTGIVRNGKIYCFIEEILYLAEIGALHLLGNDDAPLSLEHIYSKVAEGKSGCSLEYFEAYKHLKYLGYIVGRHGIPWSVRRSKVNCAINQDSLETAQTGDEESRNNVLISEMFSNMQIGGLRLAFDVYPPNSRFRKSVPGDPYFVLCLASEYPPSKEEIEDLERHSHGIPLKFCLVEHGRVSFFSLNKVELPILS, from the exons ATGGAAACTGATAAGTGGGCAAGTTTTGTGGAAGGAACTAGTGATTCTGAAGGTTATGGGGAGGATCTTGATGATGATGACATTTGCTGTGCATATGCATCAACCGATATACCCCAGTTGCAGTGCAG GAAAGATATTTCAAGATCACGGTGGCTTGACCAGTTTGGTATGGCTGAGGTTGTGGAGAGGAAGGGTGGATTGTGGACAACTACTGGTATAGTTCGTAATGGCAAGATATACTGCTTCATTGAAGAGATTTT ATATCTTGCTGAAATTGGGGCTCTGCATCTCTTAGGTAATGATGATGCACCCCTTTCTCTGGAACACATATACAGCAAGGTTGCAGAAGGAAAAAGTGGATGTTCCTTGGAATACTTTGAAGCATATAAGCACTTGAAATATCTTGGTTATATAGTCGGGCGTCATGGTATTCCTTGGTCAGTGAGAAGGTCAAAAGTAAATTGTGCTATTAACCAAGACTCGCTGGAGACTGCTCAAACTGGTGATGAAGAATCAAGAAACAACGTTCTCATCTCTGAAATGTTTAGTAACATGCAAATTGGTGGACTGAGACTGGCTTTTGACGTTTACCCTCCTAATAGCAGATTCAGAAAGTCTGTTCCTGGTGATCCCTATTTTGTACTTTGCCTTGCTAG TGAGTATCCACCTTCCAAAGAAGAAATCGAAGATCTTGAGAGACATTCTCATGGTATTCCTTTGAAATTCTGTCTGGTTGAGCATGGGCGTGTGAGCTTTTTCTCGTTGAACAAAGTTGAGCTTCCTATCCTTTCATGA
- the LOC107762064 gene encoding putative tRNA-splicing endonuclease subunit sen54 isoform X2 yields METDKWASFVEGTSDSEGYGEDLDDDDICCAYASTDIPQLQCRKDISRSRWLDQFGMAEVVERKGGLWTTTGIVRNGKIYCFIEEILYLAEIGALHLLGNDDAPLSLEHIYSKVAEGKSGCSLEYFEAYKHLKYLGYIVGRHGIPWSVRRSKVNCAINQDSLETAQTGDEESRNNVLISEMFSNMQIGGLRLAFDVYPPNSRFRKSVPGDPYFVLCLASFLGQ; encoded by the exons ATGGAAACTGATAAGTGGGCAAGTTTTGTGGAAGGAACTAGTGATTCTGAAGGTTATGGGGAGGATCTTGATGATGATGACATTTGCTGTGCATATGCATCAACCGATATACCCCAGTTGCAGTGCAG GAAAGATATTTCAAGATCACGGTGGCTTGACCAGTTTGGTATGGCTGAGGTTGTGGAGAGGAAGGGTGGATTGTGGACAACTACTGGTATAGTTCGTAATGGCAAGATATACTGCTTCATTGAAGAGATTTT ATATCTTGCTGAAATTGGGGCTCTGCATCTCTTAGGTAATGATGATGCACCCCTTTCTCTGGAACACATATACAGCAAGGTTGCAGAAGGAAAAAGTGGATGTTCCTTGGAATACTTTGAAGCATATAAGCACTTGAAATATCTTGGTTATATAGTCGGGCGTCATGGTATTCCTTGGTCAGTGAGAAGGTCAAAAGTAAATTGTGCTATTAACCAAGACTCGCTGGAGACTGCTCAAACTGGTGATGAAGAATCAAGAAACAACGTTCTCATCTCTGAAATGTTTAGTAACATGCAAATTGGTGGACTGAGACTGGCTTTTGACGTTTACCCTCCTAATAGCAGATTCAGAAAGTCTGTTCCTGGTGATCCCTATTTTGTACTTTGCCTTGCTAG CTTTCTTGGGCAGTGA
- the LOC107762064 gene encoding putative tRNA-splicing endonuclease subunit sen54 isoform X3: METDKWASFVEGTSDSEGYGEDLDDDDICCAYASTDIPQLQCRKDISRSRWLDQFGMAEVVERKGGLWTTTGIVRNGKIYCFIEEILYLAEIGALHLLGNDDAPLSLEHIYSKVAEGKSGCSLEYFEAYKHLKYLGYIVGRHGIPWSVRRSKVNCAINQDSLETAQTGDEESRNNVLISEMFSNMQIGGLRLAFDVYPPNSRFRKSVPGDPYFVLCLAS; encoded by the exons ATGGAAACTGATAAGTGGGCAAGTTTTGTGGAAGGAACTAGTGATTCTGAAGGTTATGGGGAGGATCTTGATGATGATGACATTTGCTGTGCATATGCATCAACCGATATACCCCAGTTGCAGTGCAG GAAAGATATTTCAAGATCACGGTGGCTTGACCAGTTTGGTATGGCTGAGGTTGTGGAGAGGAAGGGTGGATTGTGGACAACTACTGGTATAGTTCGTAATGGCAAGATATACTGCTTCATTGAAGAGATTTT ATATCTTGCTGAAATTGGGGCTCTGCATCTCTTAGGTAATGATGATGCACCCCTTTCTCTGGAACACATATACAGCAAGGTTGCAGAAGGAAAAAGTGGATGTTCCTTGGAATACTTTGAAGCATATAAGCACTTGAAATATCTTGGTTATATAGTCGGGCGTCATGGTATTCCTTGGTCAGTGAGAAGGTCAAAAGTAAATTGTGCTATTAACCAAGACTCGCTGGAGACTGCTCAAACTGGTGATGAAGAATCAAGAAACAACGTTCTCATCTCTGAAATGTTTAGTAACATGCAAATTGGTGGACTGAGACTGGCTTTTGACGTTTACCCTCCTAATAGCAGATTCAGAAAGTCTGTTCCTGGTGATCCCTATTTTGTACTTTGCCTTGCTAG CTGA